Proteins from a single region of Harpia harpyja isolate bHarHar1 chromosome 14, bHarHar1 primary haplotype, whole genome shotgun sequence:
- the C14H17orf67 gene encoding uncharacterized protein C17orf67 homolog gives MKKLLVVVFFLVLMTTFTDTSPILTEKDAKQILRTRREDRPRKAGFPDEPMREHMLYLQRLEQRSEEQFLEHWLNPHCLPHCNRDLVHPI, from the exons ATGAAGAAGTTACTTGTGGTTGTCTTCTTTTTGGTCCTGATGACCACTTTTACAG ACACTTCACCAATTTTGACTGAAAAAGACGCCAAACAGATTCTGAGAACCCGTCGTGAAGACAGACCGAGAAAAGCTGGTTTCCCTGATGAGCCAATGAGG GAGCATATGCTTTACCTTCAGCGCTTGGAGCAGAGATCAGAAGAACAATTCCTTGAACACTGGTTGAATCCACATTGCTTGCCTCACTGCAACAGGGATTTAGTGCATCCAATCTAA